The Lathamus discolor isolate bLatDis1 unplaced genomic scaffold, bLatDis1.hap1 Scaffold_77, whole genome shotgun sequence genome contains a region encoding:
- the LOC136006876 gene encoding translocon-associated protein subunit delta-like isoform X5 — protein sequence MAVLAVLLLLALGAAAEPCPEPTIVPSYYTTSDAVISSESVFVVEISLACKNGAQNVALYADVNGKQFPVTRGQDVGRYQVSWSLEHRSAQSGTYEVKFFDEESYSALRKAQRNNEDVSRVRPLFTVNVDHRGAWNGPWVSTEVVAATIGLLVYYLAFSTKSSIQA from the exons ATGGCGGTGCTggcggtgctgctgctgctggcgctCGGTGCCGCGG CGGAGCCGTGCCCGGAGCCCACGATCGTGCCCTCGTACTACACCACCTCGGACGCCGTCATCTCCTCCGAGAGCGTCTTCGTGGTGGAGATCTCTTTGGCCTGCAAGAACGGCGCCCAG AACGTGGCTCTCTACGCCGACGTCAACGGGAAGCAGTTCCCCGTCACCCGCGGGCAGGATGTGGGGCGCTACCAG GTGTCGTGGAGCCTGGAGCACCGCAGCGCCCAGTCGGGCACCTACGAGGTGAAGTTCTTCGATGAGGAGTCCTACAGCGCCCTACGGAAg GCTCAGCGCAACAACGAGGACGTGTCACGGGTGCGGCCCCTCTTCACTGTCAATGTGGACCATAGG GGTGCATGGAACGGTCCCTGGGTGTCAACCGAGGTGGTGGCGGCCACCATCGGCCTCCTGGTTTATTACCTGGCCTTCAGCACCAAGAGCAGCATCCAGGCATAG